A genomic region of Candidatus Zixiibacteriota bacterium contains the following coding sequences:
- a CDS encoding nucleoside-triphosphatase, translating to MDTGAKNLLITGEPGIGKSTVIRKLITELRPFKPVGFYTAEIRNNGVRVGFQAISLDGRRRNLAHIDMRSHLMVGKYRVGVYGFEKFLNAIDLTGNDGRIVIIDEIGKMECMSRRFREVVCEILEQDRIVVATIAKEGFGLIDNIRKRDDITLLEMNRRNREEMVGKVLRKIQQLRFS from the coding sequence ATGGATACGGGCGCCAAGAATCTGCTCATCACGGGGGAGCCTGGGATCGGCAAATCGACGGTCATCCGGAAGCTGATCACCGAACTCAGGCCGTTCAAACCGGTCGGCTTCTATACGGCCGAGATTCGCAACAACGGCGTGCGGGTCGGCTTTCAGGCGATCAGTCTCGACGGGCGTCGGCGCAACCTGGCCCATATCGACATGCGCAGTCACCTGATGGTGGGCAAGTACCGGGTCGGCGTCTACGGCTTCGAGAAGTTTCTAAACGCAATCGATCTGACCGGTAACGACGGCCGCATTGTTATCATCGACGAAATCGGTAAGATGGAGTGCATGTCGCGGCGGTTTCGCGAGGTGGTGTGCGAGATTCTCGAACAGGATCGGATAGTCGTGGCCACCATCGCCAAGGAAGGTTTCGGCCTAATTGATAACATCAGGAAACGGGACGATATCACTCTTCTTGAGATGAATCGCCGCAACCGCGAGGAGATGGTGGGCAAGGTTCTTCGCAAGATTCAGCAGTTGCGGTTTAGCTAA